In Staphylococcus lloydii, the following proteins share a genomic window:
- a CDS encoding DUF4040 family protein: protein MSLIYLFSILIIIMVLLTITFANDKMSRYAGHIAIIAPIISTIYFIWQLPQVLRGHFLNINIPWLSSIDINLAFRLDGLSIFFSILISVIGLAVFFYATQYLSKQHDNLPRFYIYLILFMLSMLGIVTANNTIILYVFWELTSVSSFLLISYWYDNRESQFGAIQSFVITVLGGLALLIAFIMIYTITGTNTITEIIEHSDKIAQSPLFLAIVILMLIAAFTKSAQFPFHVWLPKAMAAPTPVSAYLHSATMVKAGIFLLFRFTLLLGLSQFYIYAVTFVGLITMIFGALNAVRQYDLKGILAYSTISQLGMIVSMVGLGGGIASHTKGELTEIYAMILFAALFHLSNHALFKGALFMGVGIIDHETGTRDIRMLSGMRKVFPITHIVMLLSALSMAGMPLLNGFLSKEMFFDGLVNAHQLKGFGSVLTIIIVAIGVVASIFTMIYAMFMIKKVFWGKYEEMRLPKKHIHEPVLFTLPSMIMMILLPIIFFVPNVIGENLILPALRSITIGEKIDAIAPHVSQWHGINLPLIFSILVIIIGLAAALKVDWTKIAGKYKLISLSNLYNDSYKQFESYSGYSIRNLMNNRLNHYINMTLLIFTLVVIYSIIQIGFPQVHQIHVSEFGPLEVITVIVVFVLGVALIFIRQRLTMVILNGIVGYCVTIFFILMKAPDLALTQLVVETITTILFIVSFSRLPNVPRGKVHKKRELVKIIVSLIMAATVVTLVFIVQQGKSIGSISTYYHNAYKLTGGKNIVNSILGDFRAFDTLFEGVVLIIVGLGIYTLLNFKDRRGQDERE, encoded by the coding sequence ATGAGTCTGATATACCTATTCAGTATTCTAATTATTATTATGGTGCTGCTAACTATTACTTTTGCTAACGACAAGATGAGTCGCTATGCAGGACATATAGCTATTATTGCACCCATCATTTCAACAATTTACTTCATTTGGCAATTACCTCAAGTGCTTCGTGGACATTTCCTTAATATCAACATACCGTGGCTTAGCTCAATTGATATTAATTTAGCTTTTCGTTTAGATGGTTTAAGCATTTTCTTTTCAATTTTAATTTCGGTAATAGGTTTGGCTGTATTTTTCTATGCTACGCAATATCTTTCGAAACAACATGATAATTTACCTCGCTTTTATATATACTTAATTCTTTTTATGTTAAGTATGTTAGGTATTGTAACTGCAAATAATACAATCATTTTATATGTATTTTGGGAATTAACGAGTGTATCTTCATTCTTACTTATCTCTTATTGGTACGACAATAGAGAGAGTCAATTTGGTGCGATTCAATCCTTTGTCATCACTGTTCTTGGTGGTTTGGCATTATTAATTGCATTTATTATGATTTATACAATTACAGGGACTAACACAATTACAGAAATTATTGAACACAGTGACAAAATAGCACAAAGTCCGTTATTCCTTGCCATTGTAATACTTATGCTTATCGCAGCATTTACGAAATCAGCTCAGTTCCCATTTCATGTTTGGTTACCTAAAGCAATGGCGGCACCAACACCAGTTAGTGCTTATCTCCATTCGGCAACAATGGTAAAAGCAGGTATCTTCTTACTATTTAGATTTACGCTCTTACTTGGTCTGAGTCAATTTTATATCTACGCCGTTACTTTTGTAGGTTTAATAACAATGATTTTCGGTGCTTTAAATGCAGTTAGACAGTATGATTTAAAAGGTATTTTAGCCTATTCGACAATCAGTCAATTAGGTATGATTGTGTCGATGGTAGGGCTTGGTGGAGGAATAGCAAGTCATACAAAAGGTGAACTTACAGAAATTTATGCCATGATTTTATTCGCAGCGTTATTCCACTTATCAAATCACGCTTTATTCAAAGGTGCTTTGTTTATGGGTGTAGGTATTATAGACCATGAAACTGGCACGAGAGATATAAGAATGTTATCTGGCATGCGTAAAGTGTTTCCTATAACACATATAGTGATGTTATTATCCGCATTATCAATGGCAGGCATGCCTTTATTAAATGGCTTTTTAAGTAAAGAAATGTTTTTTGATGGCTTAGTAAATGCGCATCAACTTAAAGGGTTTGGTAGCGTGTTGACTATTATCATCGTTGCTATTGGTGTCGTTGCAAGTATATTCACTATGATATATGCCATGTTTATGATTAAAAAAGTATTTTGGGGTAAATATGAAGAAATGCGTTTACCTAAGAAGCATATACATGAACCAGTCTTGTTTACCTTACCTTCTATGATAATGATGATTTTATTACCAATAATATTCTTTGTTCCTAATGTTATTGGTGAAAATTTAATACTACCAGCATTACGAAGCATTACAATTGGTGAAAAAATTGACGCAATCGCGCCACATGTTTCTCAATGGCACGGCATTAATTTACCATTAATCTTTAGTATTTTAGTCATCATTATTGGCTTAGCTGCAGCATTGAAAGTCGATTGGACGAAAATAGCAGGTAAATATAAATTAATATCGCTATCTAATTTATACAATGATTCATATAAACAGTTTGAATCATATTCAGGTTATAGCATACGCAATTTAATGAATAATAGATTAAATCATTACATCAATATGACATTATTAATTTTCACTTTGGTTGTGATTTACTCAATTATTCAAATTGGTTTTCCTCAGGTCCATCAAATACATGTGAGCGAATTTGGACCATTAGAAGTTATCACTGTCATTGTAGTATTTGTACTTGGGGTGGCGTTGATATTTATTCGTCAACGTTTAACGATGGTTATCTTAAACGGTATCGTAGGGTACTGTGTAACGATATTCTTTATTTTAATGAAAGCCCCTGATTTAGCCTTGACGCAACTCGTTGTGGAGACAATTACTACGATATTATTTATTGTAAGCTTTTCTCGCTTACCAAACGTGCCACGAGGAAAGGTGCATAAAAAGCGTGAATTAGTTAAAATTATCGTTTCGCTTATTATGGCTGCGACGGTTGTGACATTAGTGTTTATTGTTCAACAAGGGAAATCGATTGGTTCAATATCAACTTACTATCACAACGCATATAAGTTAACAGGCGGCAAAAACATTGTTAACTCAATATTAGGTGATTTCAGAGCTTTTGATACCTTATTTGAAGGTGTCGTACTTATAATAGTAGGTTTAGGTATTTATACATTACTTAACTTTAAAGATCGGAGGGGACAAGATGAAAGAGAATGA
- a CDS encoding tyrosine-type recombinase/integrase, with protein MNQVDPIRDLEEIKEMYKVLQSKSQRDYLLFKFAIHTGVKLNELLNLTVADVIASDQLIKSFWVEEHATNINIVIPEDLQQDLTEFIATEQLVTSDLLFQSNRTHKGLSRQQAYRIIHAAAEELGMVHIGLTTLRKTFAYHAYQSGISISIIQKYLGHQTTYETMKFIGISRNASKTTIALNL; from the coding sequence ATGAATCAAGTTGATCCAATCCGTGACTTGGAAGAAATCAAAGAGATGTATAAAGTATTGCAATCAAAATCTCAAAGAGATTATTTATTATTTAAATTTGCTATACATACAGGTGTGAAATTAAACGAATTATTAAATTTAACAGTTGCAGATGTCATTGCATCAGATCAGCTGATTAAATCATTTTGGGTAGAAGAACATGCCACAAATATTAACATTGTGATTCCTGAAGATTTACAGCAGGATTTAACAGAATTTATTGCTACAGAACAATTAGTGACAAGCGATTTGTTGTTTCAATCAAATAGAACACATAAAGGTTTATCGAGACAACAAGCATATCGTATTATTCATGCTGCCGCAGAAGAACTTGGAATGGTACATATTGGTTTAACTACATTGAGAAAAACATTTGCTTATCATGCGTACCAATCGGGTATCTCAATATCTATAATCCAAAAATATTTAGGGCATCAGACAACATACGAGACCATGAAGTTTATAGGCATTTCTAGAAATGCGAGTAAAACAACAATAGCTTTAAATTTATAA
- the sroA gene encoding sigS mRNA-stabilizing protein SroA → MNEVSQLTVVLSRIVLNGAGKATKVTRRFANLNPRATDDQLRQFKSIIEQLTNENFDTFEVVKTVNL, encoded by the coding sequence ATGAATGAAGTTAGTCAATTAACTGTCGTACTTTCCCGTATCGTACTTAATGGAGCTGGTAAAGCTACTAAAGTTACTCGCCGCTTCGCCAATTTAAATCCACGAGCCACCGACGATCAATTAAGACAATTCAAATCTATTATCGAACAACTTACCAATGAAAATTTCGATACATTTGAAGTAGTCAAAACTGTGAATTTATAA
- a CDS encoding DUF2922 domain-containing protein, producing the protein MTQTLELVFTDDLKKPLKLQLSKIENVVDANNVRKSMDALIDLDILRIAKSKPTKVHSAHLIDKTVKTLFDVSVTTN; encoded by the coding sequence ATGACACAAACATTAGAACTTGTATTTACGGATGATTTGAAAAAACCGTTAAAATTACAATTATCTAAAATCGAAAATGTAGTAGACGCAAATAATGTCAGAAAAAGTATGGACGCATTAATAGATTTAGATATATTAAGGATTGCTAAAAGCAAACCCACTAAAGTGCACTCTGCTCATTTAATAGATAAAACTGTGAAAACATTATTTGATGTATCTGTAACAACAAATTAA
- a CDS encoding efflux RND transporter periplasmic adaptor subunit, with amino-acid sequence MNKHILISIFTMVSAIIVITCYFFYKHYIVKTPNQPTIKTIKVQYEPPKKINARYEPQSVYHFYLEPKHGYINNWLVKNDTKVHKDQPLFEYYNPTVEKTIALKQQLLATLTQDPENDINKDQIVTLQNDIATLQLTLRTKINAPFDGVLTINNATPSTPQTHFATLYQPKYHISAKVPETYMATLKLGSTLKIRSPLTNQISNEKITHITTIPTNYDTADKQAQYELRLTTSTKPLLGQHCELELPTTTIVIPQSALLNNKYVFIKKSNKFIKRVIKFNKSGNNNRITVKSGLSPGDIIVENAKSLNNLN; translated from the coding sequence ATGAACAAACATATTTTAATATCAATATTTACGATGGTCAGTGCTATTATCGTTATAACCTGTTACTTTTTTTATAAGCACTATATCGTTAAAACTCCAAATCAACCCACTATTAAAACGATCAAGGTTCAATACGAACCACCCAAAAAAATTAATGCAAGATACGAACCACAATCGGTATATCATTTTTATTTAGAACCAAAGCATGGTTACATTAATAATTGGTTAGTAAAAAATGATACAAAGGTACATAAGGATCAACCACTTTTTGAATATTATAATCCGACTGTTGAAAAAACCATTGCGTTAAAACAACAGTTATTAGCAACATTAACTCAAGACCCAGAAAATGATATAAACAAAGATCAGATTGTTACTTTACAAAATGACATTGCAACACTCCAACTAACGTTAAGAACTAAAATCAATGCCCCATTCGATGGCGTGCTAACCATCAATAACGCTACCCCATCAACTCCCCAAACACATTTTGCTACACTTTATCAACCAAAATATCATATATCTGCAAAAGTACCAGAAACATACATGGCCACTCTAAAATTAGGTAGCACACTTAAAATCCGCTCCCCACTTACTAATCAAATCAGTAACGAAAAGATTACTCATATCACCACTATACCTACTAATTATGATACTGCAGACAAACAAGCACAGTATGAACTGAGGTTAACAACTTCCACAAAACCACTGCTTGGACAACATTGTGAACTAGAACTACCCACTACAACAATTGTCATTCCTCAATCCGCATTATTGAATAATAAATATGTTTTTATAAAAAAATCTAATAAATTTATCAAAAGAGTCATTAAATTTAATAAATCGGGTAATAATAATCGTATCACTGTTAAATCAGGATTATCACCAGGAGATATAATTGTAGAAAATGCAAAATCATTAAATAACTTGAATTAA
- the sarA gene encoding global transcriptional regulator SarA, translated as MAISKINDCFELLAMVTYADKLKGIIKKEFSVSFEEFAVLTYISEHESEEYYLKDIINHLNYKQPQVVKAVKNLSQEDYFDKKRNEHDERTVLILVNTKQRNKINELLGRVNDRIKQANDNKEV; from the coding sequence ATGGCGATTTCAAAAATAAACGATTGTTTCGAATTATTAGCTATGGTCACATACGCAGATAAATTAAAAGGCATTATTAAAAAGGAATTTTCTGTAAGTTTCGAGGAATTTGCAGTACTAACTTATATTAGTGAACACGAAAGTGAAGAATATTACTTAAAAGACATCATTAATCATTTAAACTACAAACAACCACAAGTAGTTAAAGCAGTGAAAAATTTATCGCAAGAAGACTACTTCGATAAAAAACGTAATGAGCATGATGAAAGAACTGTGTTGATTTTAGTAAATACAAAACAACGCAATAAAATCAATGAATTATTAGGACGCGTTAATGATAGAATTAAACAAGCGAATGATAATAAAGAAGTTTAA
- a CDS encoding alpha/beta fold hydrolase has product MNKISIDNDNEIAYTREGQGIPVILIHALDGNMAAFINLKEELKAHYEVITYDVRGHGYSSKPVSYDLTDHINDLAVLLDRLDIAYAHIIGHEMGSVIAKTFAERYEEKVLSLTLISYDFTNGTHGINKLMFEHQDEIVGFDKSEALIVLFPYIYKSKESARKWLQDQRIYARQKDEYSAIANRALLSFPTHHDDGNIKRGNVPILIINGKCDPLVNHDNVKSILATHKDINLNIFNESGHAPHIEEPMHFKNAFNIFINETKLNHI; this is encoded by the coding sequence ATGAATAAAATTTCGATAGATAACGACAACGAGATTGCATACACAAGAGAGGGTCAAGGTATTCCTGTTATTTTAATTCATGCTTTAGACGGTAACATGGCTGCTTTTATAAACCTAAAAGAAGAATTAAAAGCACATTATGAGGTAATCACCTATGATGTAAGAGGGCATGGTTATTCATCAAAACCTGTTTCCTATGATTTAACTGATCATATAAATGATTTAGCTGTACTACTCGACAGGTTAGATATTGCATATGCGCATATAATTGGGCATGAAATGGGGAGTGTTATTGCAAAAACATTTGCTGAACGCTACGAAGAGAAAGTATTGTCTTTAACGTTAATTTCTTATGATTTCACTAATGGTACGCATGGTATCAATAAATTAATGTTTGAACACCAAGATGAAATTGTCGGTTTTGATAAATCAGAAGCTTTAATTGTGTTGTTTCCGTACATTTATAAATCGAAAGAAAGCGCACGAAAATGGTTACAAGATCAGCGAATATATGCCAGACAAAAAGATGAATATAGTGCTATTGCTAATAGAGCATTATTGTCGTTTCCAACACATCATGATGATGGAAATATTAAAAGAGGAAATGTACCTATATTAATTATTAACGGGAAGTGCGATCCTTTAGTTAACCACGATAATGTGAAATCGATTTTGGCAACACATAAAGATATTAATTTAAATATATTTAATGAATCAGGACATGCGCCCCATATAGAAGAACCGATGCATTTTAAAAACGCGTTTAACATATTTATAAATGAAACAAAATTGAACCATATTTAA
- a CDS encoding SA0570 family protein, with translation MKKLFSAVLVAGITLSGVSATSADAATGNSIQNVKQLQQGDNSLEGAKIGASIQTVLKTNKKPLYSYRPDHKEHYYEFKEPKGTLVVTADGKKDQGKITRVSMSYNEPSGPSFNAVKNEVNTNATVRKHFNKVTGNIGYIQDNNLSYQFTSSSPKDKNIKLYRIDLQ, from the coding sequence ATGAAAAAATTATTTTCAGCGGTATTAGTAGCAGGTATTACATTGTCAGGCGTGAGTGCAACAAGTGCAGATGCTGCCACAGGTAACTCAATTCAAAATGTGAAGCAGTTACAACAAGGCGATAATTCATTAGAAGGCGCAAAAATTGGTGCTTCAATTCAAACGGTTTTAAAAACTAATAAAAAACCACTATATTCTTATAGACCTGATCATAAAGAACATTACTATGAATTTAAGGAACCTAAAGGTACTTTAGTCGTTACTGCCGACGGTAAAAAAGACCAAGGCAAAATTACTAGAGTGTCAATGTCATATAATGAACCATCTGGACCTTCATTTAATGCAGTGAAAAATGAAGTGAATACAAATGCGACAGTACGTAAACATTTTAATAAGGTGACTGGTAACATAGGTTATATTCAAGATAATAACTTATCTTATCAATTTACGTCTTCATCACCAAAAGATAAAAACATAAAATTATATCGTATAGACTTACAATAA
- a CDS encoding alpha/beta fold hydrolase, with translation MNLFTTNDGTILNYKTVGEGYAIVLIHTAFDNFTVFHDIEDDLAAHNQVVLIDLRGHGYSDKPNHIEFTDYANDVKELLDYLYIDKCAVIGHEMGASVAAEFSATNPDYVSSLTMVNPTMIEDSTPEERIYRRYSETIRTWDEEKQHKFLADKMYYDKKKVNKFLKHVENTNGIATSMEMESIKASFKCNNIRVYLGNVTVPTQIIAGQHGERTTIVEAKEVADYIKDSEFEVFQSSGLYPFVEQKAEFLNSVNSFIKRFK, from the coding sequence ATGAATTTATTTACTACAAATGACGGCACAATATTAAATTATAAAACAGTAGGAGAAGGATATGCGATTGTATTAATCCACACTGCTTTTGATAATTTTACAGTATTTCATGACATTGAGGATGATTTAGCAGCACATAATCAAGTTGTATTAATTGATTTACGTGGTCATGGTTATTCTGATAAACCGAATCATATTGAATTTACAGATTACGCTAATGATGTAAAAGAATTATTGGATTATCTTTATATAGATAAATGTGCTGTCATCGGACATGAAATGGGAGCATCAGTTGCTGCAGAATTTAGTGCTACAAATCCTGATTATGTTTCGTCATTAACAATGGTAAATCCTACGATGATTGAAGACTCTACACCTGAAGAACGTATATATAGAAGATATTCTGAAACGATTCGTACGTGGGATGAGGAAAAGCAACATAAATTCCTTGCCGATAAAATGTATTATGACAAAAAGAAAGTTAATAAATTTTTAAAACATGTTGAAAATACAAATGGCATAGCTACTAGTATGGAAATGGAATCTATTAAAGCTTCATTCAAATGTAATAATATCAGAGTGTATCTTGGAAATGTTACGGTGCCTACTCAAATTATTGCAGGACAACATGGAGAAAGAACGACGATAGTCGAGGCTAAAGAAGTAGCTGATTATATTAAAGATAGCGAATTTGAAGTATTTCAATCGTCTGGGCTATATCCATTTGTTGAACAAAAAGCTGAATTTTTAAATTCAGTAAATAGTTTCATTAAGCGCTTTAAATAA
- a CDS encoding HAD family hydrolase: MDLSNIKAVVFDLEGTLLDRKKSRDKFIEEQYERFHDYLVSIQLADFKNKFIELDDDEDHDKPELYKAIIKDFHIDRLTWKDLFHDFEMHFYRYVFPYYDTLYTLEKLNKREYLTGVIANGKSKIKQYRLHALGIEHVINYMSTSQTVGYRKPHPKIFENILEKLDTKPEETMYVGDDPLNDVAPARAMGMVSVWFKEADAEIEPLPEEVDYTISTLEELLTILPIEQKGN; this comes from the coding sequence ATGGATTTATCAAATATAAAAGCTGTCGTATTTGATTTGGAAGGTACTTTATTAGATAGAAAGAAATCGAGAGACAAGTTTATTGAAGAGCAATACGAACGTTTCCATGACTATTTAGTTAGTATCCAACTGGCAGACTTCAAAAATAAATTTATTGAACTTGACGATGATGAAGATCACGACAAACCAGAATTATATAAAGCCATAATTAAAGATTTTCATATAGATAGATTGACTTGGAAAGATCTGTTTCATGATTTTGAAATGCATTTCTATCGTTATGTATTTCCATATTATGATACGTTATATACGCTTGAAAAATTAAATAAAAGAGAGTATCTTACTGGCGTCATCGCTAACGGTAAATCCAAAATTAAACAATATCGTTTACATGCTTTAGGTATAGAACATGTCATAAATTATATGTCTACGTCTCAAACTGTAGGCTACAGAAAACCGCACCCTAAAATTTTTGAAAATATCTTAGAAAAATTAGATACTAAACCAGAAGAAACGATGTACGTCGGTGACGATCCATTAAATGATGTTGCTCCAGCTCGAGCAATGGGCATGGTTAGTGTATGGTTTAAAGAAGCGGATGCAGAGATAGAGCCTTTGCCAGAGGAAGTAGATTATACGATATCAACGTTAGAAGAATTATTGACTATTTTACCAATAGAACAGAAGGGGAATTAA
- a CDS encoding FecCD family ABC transporter permease: MQHNKAIYLWLSILIITFILSIVWGLWGLNHAMAKTILLEVRIPRVVEALLAGIGLTLAGQMFQTLLNNPLADSFTLGLASGATFGSGLAVILGLGFLFIPLLSMIFSLITLILVILITSIMSKGYPTRSLILAGIMIGALFNALLYVLIIFNERKMNNIVNYMFGGFSAAEYNEIYYIGLVLVPCIIILYSLLPRIKLLQLGEMHAQSLGIKSRNLTYTVLFISSILTATIVSFVGVIGFIGMVIPQLIRRYYVGYSLGKQMTLNIIIGGAVMIIADWCGGIILQTYQIPASIVLALIGIPVLFYLMVTQPKTVD, encoded by the coding sequence ATGCAACATAATAAAGCGATATATTTGTGGTTAAGCATATTAATAATTACTTTCATTTTAAGTATTGTATGGGGGTTATGGGGTCTAAATCATGCAATGGCGAAAACGATATTGTTAGAAGTTAGAATACCAAGAGTGGTTGAAGCATTGTTGGCTGGTATTGGACTGACGCTTGCTGGGCAAATGTTTCAAACTTTATTAAATAATCCTTTAGCAGATAGTTTTACGTTAGGTTTGGCTAGTGGTGCTACCTTTGGTTCTGGATTAGCCGTAATTTTAGGATTAGGTTTCTTGTTCATCCCTTTATTATCAATGATATTCAGTTTAATAACATTAATATTAGTAATTTTAATTACATCAATAATGTCGAAAGGTTATCCTACAAGATCGCTTATTTTAGCAGGTATTATGATAGGCGCATTGTTTAATGCACTGCTCTATGTATTAATTATTTTCAATGAGCGCAAAATGAATAATATTGTAAATTATATGTTTGGTGGATTTTCTGCAGCCGAATACAATGAAATATATTATATAGGACTTGTGTTGGTTCCGTGCATTATAATATTATATAGTTTATTACCTCGTATAAAATTACTGCAATTAGGTGAAATGCATGCACAATCTTTAGGTATTAAATCTAGAAATTTAACATATACTGTCTTATTTATTTCCTCGATACTTACGGCAACAATCGTTTCATTTGTTGGCGTTATAGGATTTATAGGTATGGTAATACCACAGTTGATTCGCAGATATTACGTAGGATATTCATTAGGTAAACAAATGACCTTAAATATTATTATAGGTGGAGCCGTAATGATAATTGCCGATTGGTGCGGTGGTATTATTTTACAGACATATCAAATTCCAGCAAGTATTGTGCTGGCATTAATTGGAATTCCAGTACTATTCTACTTGATGGTAACACAACCCAAAACGGTAGATTAA
- a CDS encoding ABC transporter substrate-binding protein: protein MRKTRNLLFLIVAVVLLLSACSGGNNDKQSDKSNKSYDRIISLMPSNTEILYKLGLGKKIVGVSTVDDYPKDVKNKKKFNAMKLNKEALLKAKPDLILAHESQKSTDGKVLNSLKKSGVKVVYIQDAQSLKETYASFEQVGKVVHKEKQAHKLVKETRDNVDKVIKSVPKDKPKQKVFMEVSSEPEIYTAGKHTFFNDMLTKLHAKNDFASEEGWKKVSKEDIIKKNPDVMISTMGMSEAEYKKMVKQRGGFEKINAVKNNDIKAVNGDQISRPGPRIDDGLKSLRDALYK from the coding sequence GTGAGAAAAACAAGAAATTTATTATTTTTAATAGTTGCAGTTGTATTGTTGCTGAGTGCATGTAGTGGTGGAAATAATGATAAACAAAGTGATAAATCAAACAAATCATACGATAGAATTATTTCATTAATGCCAAGTAATACTGAAATTTTATACAAACTCGGTTTAGGTAAAAAAATTGTTGGTGTGTCAACGGTTGATGATTATCCAAAGGATGTCAAAAATAAAAAGAAATTTAACGCTATGAAATTAAATAAAGAAGCTTTACTAAAGGCGAAGCCAGATTTAATTTTAGCGCATGAAAGTCAAAAATCTACTGATGGCAAAGTGCTTAACTCATTGAAAAAAAGCGGTGTAAAAGTAGTTTATATTCAAGATGCACAATCTTTAAAAGAGACTTATGCATCATTTGAACAAGTTGGTAAAGTAGTACATAAAGAAAAACAAGCGCATAAATTAGTTAAAGAAACGCGTGACAATGTCGATAAAGTTATAAAATCAGTGCCTAAAGATAAACCTAAACAAAAAGTATTTATGGAAGTTTCTTCTGAACCTGAAATATATACTGCAGGTAAACATACGTTCTTTAATGATATGTTAACGAAGTTGCATGCTAAAAACGATTTTGCATCCGAAGAAGGATGGAAAAAAGTAAGTAAGGAAGACATTATTAAAAAGAATCCTGACGTGATGATTTCAACTATGGGCATGAGCGAAGCTGAATACAAAAAAATGGTCAAACAACGTGGTGGCTTTGAAAAGATAAATGCAGTGAAAAATAATGATATTAAAGCGGTAAATGGCGATCAAATTTCACGCCCAGGACCTCGCATTGATGATGGTTTAAAATCTTTACGAGATGCGCTATATAAATAA
- a CDS encoding TipAS antibiotic-recognition domain-containing protein has translation MEQQYTKEAQLKYANTKYYQSFDLQREGMNKKEREQNNQQTKAQFDAFFDDVNSLVLKNKATEDIAKLIPKLEAILTQQVPNCDNQFLIYIAQTYDNDVRFQQTINKNRVENLHEYLVAAIKYYVQQQG, from the coding sequence GTGGAACAACAATATACGAAAGAAGCACAATTAAAATACGCAAATACCAAATATTATCAATCATTTGATCTACAAAGAGAAGGCATGAATAAAAAAGAGCGTGAGCAAAATAATCAGCAGACAAAAGCTCAATTTGATGCATTTTTTGATGATGTAAATTCGTTAGTATTAAAAAATAAAGCTACTGAAGACATAGCGAAACTTATTCCGAAATTAGAAGCAATTTTAACTCAGCAAGTACCTAATTGTGATAATCAATTTTTAATTTATATAGCACAAACATATGACAATGATGTACGGTTCCAACAAACTATTAATAAAAATAGAGTTGAAAACTTACACGAATATCTAGTAGCAGCGATAAAATACTATGTGCAGCAACAAGGGTAG
- a CDS encoding MerR family transcriptional regulator, whose protein sequence is MKKLFTTKEVAEIVHISKRTLHYYHDIELVIPNHIENNGYRLYDSDNIRKLQSIIFLKELGLSLSQIEMYFEANEQHKNNMLKASYNNVKQQ, encoded by the coding sequence ATGAAAAAATTATTTACGACTAAAGAAGTGGCGGAAATCGTGCACATAAGTAAACGAACATTACATTATTATCATGATATCGAGCTCGTTATACCTAACCATATTGAAAACAATGGTTATCGCTTATATGATTCAGATAATATACGCAAGTTACAGTCGATTATATTTTTGAAAGAATTAGGATTGTCGTTGTCGCAAATTGAAATGTATTTTGAAGCAAACGAACAGCACAAAAATAATATGCTTAAAGCAAGCTATAATAATGTAAAGCAACAATGA